Genomic window (Vitis riparia cultivar Riparia Gloire de Montpellier isolate 1030 chromosome 4, EGFV_Vit.rip_1.0, whole genome shotgun sequence):
GAATTGATGTTAAAGGAAACATCCTTATTAAACTCAATAAATTCACAGGTGGGCATGTTCTGACTGCTATTGCTGATATTACTAatctttctcatcatctttcTCATTTTACATGCAAACTTTTATAGTTTCAAGATGCTATTACTAGCACTGCTGGTCGCCTGAAGCTTATTAATTCCATGGAAGGAATTGTTAAGGGAGCTCAACAGGTAATtgtcaaattttcataattattaaaaaatgtcatACAATCATCCTTTTGCTTTCTGTTCAagatgcaaaggaaaaaaaccaCTCAGGCCTTGAAAATCTGGCAATTGTCATAAAGGAGAATTTTGCAAATTGACAATTGCAATATGTGCTAATGGTTGCGTGTGGTGCTGGCTCATTTTTTAACTTTCCCAAGCTTTATCTTCTATCAACATTTTCTATTTCCTGtgaatttgttgattttgatcTTGCTTCTTGTTGTATCACTTAAGAGGATCAAATATTTGTAACCACATGGTTCTACCTACATTGCACATGTAAGGGCAATTCAGGGATGAGatgttgaaaaaagaaaattctcaacAGAGAAGAGTATTGTTAGTTGGGGCCCAAGTTCAGGGCCCAAGTCCCAGATGATTGCAACAATAGAAAGTAAAATGCAGAAATAGTGACAAAACAATTGATTGGATGATAGAAACCTTATGCGATTTCAACTTTCTTGTGAAGCACTCATCACTAATCATCCTATTTCATGCTTTTTGGCCCAAATGAGCTCTTAGTACACATTAAGTGGTGGGCTCCAACTCTTTGCATTTGTGACATAAGTTAACAAAAATTTGACTGAAGGTGTCAAAAAGCTAGTGAATTTGCAAGGATGGACAATCAACTTGTTTAGCGCCTTGACTGTCGCCTGGTGACCCTATATACCAATCATCGTTAATCAGGCCTTGTCCTCTATCATTAGCAAGCCAGATTAGTATAATTCCTAGGAAAGCCTTCCATTGttcttattttcctcttttaaccaaaaaaaaaaaggaaaaaaaaaaattgtaattttagcTGGACCCAAATAGTTGGGAGAAGGCCGAGTTTTTAGTTCTAGAATTGTGATGtgttatatttcatttcaaagtaTTGTAGAGTTCTTGGGTCTTCCTTTAACTTGTTGCTTTGTTTGTTTATgatgtataaattttttgagAGTGTTTATGGCTGCATCCATTTCACAGAAACTGGAAAAGGTGCAACTTGGGCTTCAAGCAGAGCAGAAGGTATGTGATGCTCTCAAGGAGAGGCATGCTGCAGCAATTGCAGAGCAAAGGCGCTGCTATTCTCTTTTGAAAGCTTTCCAGGTAAGTACATAACAATGATGTTACGACTAATTTGTGTCGCTAACAGCaacataaaatatcaaaaaggaaaaacagaacacctatattttatttcatcctTCATCTTCCCATGGGGATTGCAAGGGTGGTGGCACTGAGTTAAGAGAACTTAAACCTGATTCTCACACGATACAAGTTATTCCCCCCGTTTTTGGACTGTTGAAATGATCCAATACCTAGTCTTCTGGCTGATGTGGATACTGCATTAGGTCCAGTGCAGAAAGTTATGACAATGGCCAATTTATCATTGTCATCATCACCGTTATTCTACCCTGTTGCTTGTTGCAGGTTTTTTGGTTGGCTTGTCACTGAAATTCCCTAATTGGTTTCTTCAATTTTCCAGGAGGAATGCACAAAGAACGAGAGACTTCAGAGGCAAACTTCCATGTAGAAACACACTCCCTCATATGTGAAGTTGTGTTGAAGCGCCATTGACATTCacaggtggtgtttgtttttttggttttctgctgaaagcaatttgttttcagaatttaagttgtttgtttttctacttttttatgacttattataaattttttattaaatagaaaaagtcaaaatatgtagctttttctaaatataaaaaataacatattgatttttctttattttttaatacttaataaaactaaaatactacaaaaataaacaacctaatatttaacagtattaagcattaaagttctatttagaattaagtataAAACCAAACACCACCTCAAACTGAACCCACCATTCACTTGTAGTTTTAATCTTAAATTGCACGTTAGGTGAGTCGACCTATTGTCCTGAAGTTTTAAGTTGTAACACTCGGTTACATTAGTCTACCACCATCCCCAGTCTGCCTTTTCTATCTTGATTCTGTGGTTTTGAATTAAAAGCACATTACTTTCCAGTTATTCCAAGTTTTGAATCCATATGCAGAAAATTTGTCCAAGTTGGAACGATGTGGGAAGTTTCATAGTAATTATCTTCTCTGCTGAATTGATCCAAATGGTGGAATTTAAGTTTTGTAGAATTCTGGATCACTGATTACCATTTTCAATTCCACAAGTTTCAAACAGACGTGTTGGCATGGGAATAGAAATGAAAACGGACGTCAATCCGAATGAAATGTAGTGTTTAGGAGAAAGgaaaaagtgagaaaagaaCTTAGAAAATGATGTGTTCGGCAAATTCAAAGCAATAACCAGAGCTCATTCATTACTATTCCTTATGGTCATAACTCATGGTCAATAATTAACACTACTTGCTCCAAACACATGGGATTTCTTACATCGAATTAGTTAGGACTACTAACAACTTGATGGCCTAACTCAGCAACTTGACTAGTTGACTGCCTAGGAAACTTCATGCACTTTTGATTTGAGACTCTgcttaattctttaagaaaTCCTAGTTCCATGTCCACTAGAGaatggaaaaattaaaattctttttgtagTGGATTTTGATTtatacaagaattttttttattatattttttaattttaatttaaacataatAATGAATGGGAaacttttaaattctttttaaccGGACATTGAAAGTGTAAATTGTTAACCTAATCACACCACCGGCATGTataaagaaacaagatattTTAATGTGGTTCAATGATTAATATGATTCTTACGAGCATACCAATAGTCTGGCTCTTGATCACCTCTTAAGTGCAATTGCATTTTGATCATTCGCTCTCTAAAAGTAAAATCCTCAATCATaagatgataaaaatataataaaaataaactcggcattcaataaataaataatatctagAGTCGCGGATTCCTTATCTATATTAAGACTAATTTAGACTTCACAATCCCCGATACTATTCCCTTAAAGAAAAAACTGATGAATTCCTATTGTCAGTACAAGTCTGAAGAATTTTGGCATGGTTATTTTCTTGCATTCGAGATGTATAAGAATAATTTGACACGATGACTTGACCTCATCTTTTGTCTTCTTATTTGGAGCAAGATTTTGCTTGATACATATAGGGAACAGACTAAAAATGATTTAGTTTGTCTTCTTCTTGAATGCCCAAATGGCCGTCCTTCAcaatttctcttttcttttcatcataACCAAACAAAGAAAGCCCACTGACATTTTGTTTGAATCTGCAAAAACATATGCTTACACTGTCCCACACCCAATTCTTATCTATACATATTAATCTTAGAGTTACTAGCACTTGATCTTGGTTTATTAGCACTCTATGGTCTACTCGCCTAGCTTTGTTTTGACGAATTCAAAATTAGCTGGATTTATTAAAATAGTCCATTTGTGGGTTCAGGTTAGTCAAGGGATGATGATGACTTGGATGATACGacaaagttagaaaaaaaagttgaaattccCCGTGCCACCAAACCTCTTATACTTTTCCTGGTTCGTGGGCTAAGATTAacagaaaatatcttctctaatttttgttttattgtaatttttttttttgtcaacgGATTTGATTTCAGCTATGTTTAATTAtcgaaaaatttataaaatgtctGTTTTGTTTGATTATGGATGGAAAAGTTGATGgcatttaattttacttttttttcttttcatgattttaaagtTTCCCGATAATCAAACATAGTATTCAATCAATTCATGTCCTTAGCAAGCAATGTTCATACTTATCAATGGGGGGTAACGTGGTTGATGAAGGACGATGCACATGTAATGTAGCTCTTTTACAAAGACAGGATTTGGTGGGTTTGGGTGTTTGGGAGGAAAGAATCTTGGTCACGGCACATGGACAAAGTTTCATCCCTATAATTATcagaaaatatgattaaaaaaagatgGGTTTTTGGATAACAAACATCCAAAAAGGGAAGGAAGAAAACACCTCCATTTATCACATGTTCTGCATCAAATCTGTGAGAATCAACAACATGATTCAGCAGAGGAAGTAGAAGTAAGaaatatctttgtttttttggggGGGAACTTTTTCCTTTAGTGAAAATATCATGGTCCTTTATTCTGAGGGAGATGTCGAAGACTGAAATGTAGGACCAAATGCATTGGCGGTGATGTGAGGAGGGGCTGCGTTTGGACTTATTGTAAGGTAATTGCAGGCAAGTACGCAACCATGGATTCCTTCCATGTGAAATAAGCTGACAATTTTTCAGAAAGAAAGATGGATGATTGGAGAATCCCTGGGGACCCCCATCTTTCATATGTTTCGTCCATGACTGCTGTTCTCTAAATCTAAATCACTGTTTTGATCAGGTTCTGAGCTAGATATCCATCCTCCATTTCccccctcttttcttttctttaactcGAGTCCCACAGTAGCATCtccaaggaagaaaagaaaaatattaatttcatgtgattttattgatttcttttttttttttcaaatctccACCTCCACCCCCTCCTtttacatcatcatcatcttcttcttcttcttcttcctctactCATAATCTTAACAAAGAGAGTGCCTTCTCCTTGTGCTTTTCCTTTAAATCAACGTACTCCTTAACAGACACTGATCTATAACGAGGAGCCACTACTTGCTGGCCGGAACTCACAAGATTACAGAGAGGTGAAATCAGGGAATCAGCTGGAGGGCCATAGAAGTATGCGAGGGATATCCGATGCTCCGCCTGGTTCACCACTGCGCGGTGAAGAACACTGGGGTACCGACCATTAGAGAGTAtatggaggagatctccaacatTGACTACAAGTGCACCTTCAAGAGGAAACACTGTTATCCACCCAACTCCATCTCTCAAGATTTGGAGGCCGCTTGTGTGGCTTTGGTGGACGATGGTGAATAGCAATGAGTCTGTATGTGGGGCTAGCCCCATGGCTCGGTTAGGGTCCGGGCATGGAGGATATGAATTCAGCTGCAGTGCAGTATTGCAGGCCTTGCGGCCACGCTGAATTGTAGTCGACCGGTACTCTTCTTTGGAGATGTCCAATGATTCTAGAAATATATGTAAGAGACTCTCTGCAacttccttcatcttcttctgaTAATCTTCCATGACATCGCTGttggaaaaacaagaatgaAACTATAATTAATTGAAGATTTGTACTTAATTCAACTAGAACTTTCTCGCTTGAGCTTCAAATTTTCAGCTCAATGACCTCGAATacttttatgaaatatttagtaattaattcctaattaatcaaatattcataaatattaATCTAGGTAAGAGACATAGAGCTAGTTAgcttgcaaatgaatgatcagTTGGATTAGGTTAATTTCTTTGTATACACATAGATACGTGCATGGAAGTGCATGGAATTACCAAAACCCTTTGTAGTCATCAGGCCAAAGCTTTCTAGCATGATCAACTGCAGACCCCATGATGGTGAAGCCTTCATGCCACATGAACTTGGGATAGAACGGTGATATCCGAGCTTGGCCGTAGCCGGTGCCTCCACTGGGGAGGCGTAAGGCCTTCATCTTCTCATGAGCAGGGAGAGCGAAGAGGCGTCGAGTCTGAGACTCAACATCATCGGTAAGCATAGATGGGAGGCCATGGCTAGTAAGTTGAAAGGCTCCCCATTTCTCACATGCATGGCCAACAAGCTGAGCAGCATTGGGGTCCATAAGGTCGATGATGGGTATGGAGAACTTTTCGCCAGGGTAAGTGGTCCCAAATGGGAAACCATCAAAAGCAGGCCACACGTGAGATTCAGGTAGAGAATGAACGGAGGTGAAGTCCAGGGGGATGATATGGTTGAGGGGGAGAGGGTTGTCCCTAAAGACTTGGGAAAGAGTAGAAGCCATAGTGGGAGGAAGAAAAGGGGTTGGGTTTGCTAAAGATTTTGTGTGCCAATGAAAAACATTGATGCTGTGGCTGGGAAGAAATTAATAGAGGGACTTATTATTGATATGTTAAAGAAGAAGGGTGTGGGGTTGGGGGTGGTTTCGGTTGGCACTTGGAACAAGCgatgtttggtagtgatttttgGAGTGGAGGAGACAGAGGAAGAAACAAAGACCACACACACATATCAAGTGTTGTGAGGCATCTTAGAATTAATAAAAGAGTTCTCATGTCTCATGCCTTGTTTTTTTCTGCTTTTGCGGACAAATAGACATGCTTTGTCCTCAAGTGAtgatcaaaaattaaatatggaaaAAGGAAGCCACCTCCATCCACCTCCTGGGACATAGGCTTTTTCATACTTTCGACTTCCAAGTCCAACATCTGGATCAACAAGAATGGAAACTTTTGTCcagtttgataattattttccaaaatagtagtagaataaaaaataaaaaaaaaacagaaaaacaaacatatttaataacccaaaaacatcaaacatggtgtttttagaaacaattttttttatttcctataataaaaaaattatatatataaacagaAAGCCTagtattttcaaagaatatcttttagttatttgcaattgtttttacttatttttttaggatttttttgaaataattatataaatatgaagaatgatgaaaatataataattatttttaaaatatagaaaacattttaaaagtattttgggtttccaaacaaaaatttattttataaaacattaaagaaagATTTTCAATAATCAtcctcaaaaattatttttcataactgttttggaaaacagttatcaaatagaGCCTTAGtgatatttctttaaaacaGTAACATATATATCATCCCATTCTTCTTCACaacatcaatttaattttgaattgacaaaaaaaatacttaacTTAAAAGGTAAATTGCAATATCAACTTCCACTTAGAATTGACCTCCTTAGGTTCAAATCCTCTATAATACTCCCAAGCTTTTGTTAGTTAATAACTAATCTCCATCACCACAAAGAAAAGGACTCATCCAATGGATTTACATCTATTATCAATggaacttttttatataatgagtgAGTGATAGGCTCCAATTGTTGTTAGGCATGCAACAATGTTATTTCCCATCAAAAAAAATGATCTTGGAATGAGTATGTAACATCGGAGATGATTAATCATCCGTATAAACCTCGACATTAGTAGGGTCCCGAGGTGGATATGTTGTGTGGGATGGATTAAGCTCTTGGTTAATTAAGCCCCAACATGAATATGACTAGTGTGACATTGAGCCATACAGGCAGTTCATACTTCATATCATCCCCACATAATGTTTTGATCAAAGAGTTTCCTTCTCGGCAATGACACATTGGTTGGTCCACATAAAGTACTTAAAACGGGTGAGTTTAGCTGGATGACTAAAATTTTATGCTGCCTCTTCCTACCAATTACCAACCCTTGACCGGTTGCCCTAAAAATCATTTCCACATGTACAAACAATATCAGGACTTGCAAGGGAGTGGAGGGCATGGGAAGTGGGAAATTTTTGGTGAGACCCAAGTTGTGGCCAATCTCATTACCTGTGTTTCAATTTGACTTCTAATTTTTTGGAGGTTTGCAAGGgtccaaaaaatacattaatAGGGAGGGTGGCCGTATTTTCCATATCCTGAGGTCAAGTTGTGGTAAATTGCTCTTAAGAATAGTCAAAGGCAAAGAGATTTCTGGAATCTGGGTGGTATCTTTCTGAGTATATTGTTGCAAGGAGAAGAGAAAGAGTGCCAAAAAGTGAAGCATGGACTTAGAATTGAAGATGATGAAACACAAAAGCATAGGCTAATGGCTTCTTTAATAATTATGGGTTCTGAAACTTTTATCATTTGTTAGATTCCACATTTTGTGTTGATGAGGATCTATTCATTAATTTATGGCTATAATCATGACCATGGGAAAGCTTTGATTATTTTGAACCATGTAAGGAAAATTTTAAGTGATTGGTCCCATACCATTTTCAACCTGCAATCTTAATCCTTAATTTGTGTTGCAAAAGAAATTGATACCCTTTGATAGAAAGTAGGGGTGTGATTTGGAGGAGTTGATCGTTTCAACTCAAACCTAACTCCACTTATTGGGGAACTCAACAATCTAATtatgagttaaatttttttaatctaaattccattttgattgaatttaaattaaagatcGACAACGACTCCAACCACtcaaatcttatttaatatttttataatatttataatttataatatcttatataataatatttatttttaattttttagatttttttataaaaatatcacattataattatattatatttcttttttcattttttttaatatatatgaatttatttttatttttttatctattttctttaaacTTCGTCTCATTTACCATTTAAATATtggtataaaaattttataaaaaaaaattataaatgaattttaaatcatgTAACTTAATCGTTTAAAAGTgagtttgatagtatttttactAAAAGAGTGAGCATAGATAATTTTTCAACCTTATAAGTGATTTGTCAAATacttgatttttcttcaaaacactttttaaactaaagtattttttaaaaatattatcaaacaaattctAAGTTTAATCTAATTAATCGAAacttagaaaaatgagaataagTTGAATACCTTATATCagatatcaaaatttattatttcttagtCTATTTGACAGATTCTaataagcatttttaatatttcttataattaaaattttttatcaaaagagttattttcaaatattaaaaagggtAGAAACATTTCTTAGAATCATcgccaaacaaacttttaatgTGAATTGAGTTCGGGTTAGTTATCAACTAGACCTAATCGGTTCATATTTCAGTTCTagatagagaagaaaaaaaaagacaaaaagagaaCCTCCATTTTTGTTGTGGTATCGAATAAGATAGTTTTATTAAGCATAAGACATCTAATTTAACAAGCAAAAAAAAGTGATTCAAGAGAAATATGGTTGGATGATAATAAAGATTAAGAGGATTGGACATAAGTTGAGGATAAGAGATATATGATCCGAGGATAAAATATAACCTCAAAAGTGGTAACATGAAAATGTGATATGTCTTGTATTCATTCAACCTACATGGACAAGATGTAGTAGATTTTGGACTACAAAGCAACCATATCAATTCTAAGACTCGGGTGGGGGGCAGGAGGGCAACCCTGGCCCATCTCAACCCAACCTTAAATACCACACACATTTACTTACTTAACATACCCCACTGGAAAGCAATTCAGATTAGTCATCAACAAATCAATCTCATTCCATAATGTTTCAAACTGTATGCATAGAAATGCATTTGCTAAATCATTCAGACAAGAGCTTATAGTCATCCCCCACCATTGAAACGAAACCATTTAGATTTCAGAATGGGATTTCCATTCCTTAAGCACAGTATGAGATCTCACTGAGATGATGACTCCTTGTGACCTTTGAGCAGTGCCATATCACAAGAGCACCTCGAAAACGCTTGGATTGTTCAGATATGCTGTCTTTCTCACACACAAGTTGATGGTCACAGTTTAATTGGCCTCTATTTTGCAATGAAACACAAGttcaacaaaaagaaagaatattcaaatttaaagagacaaaaaaatgacaaatacTAATCATAAGCAGATGTGAAGTTCATAGCATTGTCTCTGCTTGTGCCTCGGACTGCCTAATCAGGTCTATATaaacaaaacaaggaaaacCCCAAGAGAAAAAGAGGCCTAAAGGATACCAGAGACGGggaaatgaacaaaaataagagaaaacaaaCTCTTTTCTTGCCTCAAAAGGCTATCAATAGAACTGAGTTAAATAAGGCTAATCCAGACTCTTCCACATCATacctctcttcttttttcttcagtACTGGGTTCGGCTGCTTTCACTGGATTTCTTGTATCTTTAGGTATATTGACACCTTGAGGGGCCCCTATCAACCATATCCCACAATTGTTATCAGCAAAATATTCAAGAGGAGGATTCAGTAGAcacatgaaaatgaaatgatttgCTATCCATGGCATTTGAGCATATAGATGCTTTACAAATTTATGTCATTACCATACTTGCTAAAATGATCATTtagggaaaagaaaattgtaTTTGGGAAGGGTAATGTATGGAAGCAAATAAGATCTATTACCAGTGAcatggaaacaaaaataaactcattaatgTAAACTAAAATTGAATGATTTCATTTCTCATCTTGATACTTGGGTCAAATACCCACTCAACAAGAATGCAACTAAATGGGAATGATCAAGCTACATACTTGATGATAAGCTTAGGGCATTACCTGTCAGCGTCAAGATTCGGTCACCAGAGCCATACCCTTGACTAGGATTGCCAGTGAGAGACAACCTTCCTCGAAATTCCCTCGGGAACATGGAGTTGCCAGCCATACCAGTTTCATTATCTCCATTGGGTGTGCTTTCACCAACTGGTTTCACAGTAGATTTTGGAGAGTAAGTCGTGGACCAGGATCCTCCGTTTGATCCAGCTAAGGCCATTATTACATCTGCCTGAAACAACCCATGACGCAAACAGTGGTTGCGGTGAAACATATATAATGTATGTGTAAGCCTGAAACAGCCCATGATGCAAACAGTGCTTATGGTGAGCCATATATAATGTATGTGTAATCAGTTGTACAAAGAACCTAAAAGTCAAGACCCCACAAGGCCAACAGTGGTTATGATATGCCATCTATGATTTATTTGTAATCAGTTTCACTAACTACGTAAAATCAAAGAAGCATGTATAAAATATCCACACAATTTCTCTCTCCATAGACAAAGACAAATCAGAGTAGAATATACTTTCTTTATGtagaatgaataattaaaatccATCACTACATACATCATGTGTCTTGTTTATTAGTTCTTCAAAGCTAAAACATACTTCTGTGAAATTACTACAGAATTGATCAGAAGATACACATATTAATTCATATAGATATCTCAAATATCACTTTGAAGAAAGAGAGGAACCTTCAAAACCAAAAACTTATAAGACAGTAGAACTCAAAACCACTCTGCTCGGAGGCCAagctctctcttttcttttctttttcttttttccttcttttttctttttttttttcttttttttttgaaaatcttgaaCTAGAGATGGGCAAAATTTTACAATGTATATAGGACTGGTCCAATGAATTGAACAAGATGTGATAATCTCAAACTTCCCCCATGAATGCAAAACATGGTAAATACTAAGGTAAGCATCTAAGCATGTCATCACCATCATATGCAACCACAATCATTatagatttttgaaaatattaaggtaTGACAGATTGACAGTGTTTCGAATTCTATCACCCCTTTTGTTGTCTAGTTATCACGCAGCATGATACTATCTACCTTCATTGGCATGCTATCAACAAATAGCAGTTGTGAATCCCAGAAACATACCATATGATATACAGTGGTGGGAATACCATCACTTGTACAATTGTTAATGATGATGGAGTGAATTATTTAAAGCACTGTTTATAAGCTCTAATAAAAACTTTTACCTTGCAGAGTGGTGCAACATCAAGCCTCATTCAAAGAGAGCACCCAGGCATGAGTGACAACTAGATTACCTAGATGGGATGATGCTGAGACCATTATAAAGATAGTTAGATGGAGATCAGGTAACTTATTGGGAACTTATCATATCTGTCATGGCTCAACAAAAGTAAGGATGGCAAAGGGAAAGAGGTTAAgagttttaaatctttttgaCACCTTTTCGGAATCATTGTCATCGACTGACATGGTGGATCTAACACCATCCATAATAGCCTTGTCAGGGAGTTGGATGGTGTTGCTGGCCCTTGACAACTAGCAAACAACATCAGAAGTTAATTGATTGGTTGGAGacaaaattgttcataaaagATGGTCATTCGACGTTAGTtggtttcattgattggttgggctctcgTTGAGGGTGGGGATATGAGAAGTTAATTAAAATGCTTGCTTACTCTTTCAGTAAGTCAATTGAAACTGCCTTTACACATGAAGTCCAAGGACCATGCAATAATATTGACCACCAGCAAATTTTGGCAATATGCGCGGGTCACTTTAACTGTTCCTTTCCCTCATATATGTGGCCAAAAGGCCCACGACATCCATAACACCCCTCCACTCTTCCTTGTGGATGAGCGATTTGACATAACTAAGCAACCAGTTTTTATTGGCTTTCGACTTTCAGTATTCCCTGATCTTCATTCCTAGTATTGCTATACTTAAATGTCCTTAACTAGTCCCTA
Coding sequences:
- the LOC117912231 gene encoding gibberellin 3-beta-dioxygenase 1-like codes for the protein MASTLSQVFRDNPLPLNHIIPLDFTSVHSLPESHVWPAFDGFPFGTTYPGEKFSIPIIDLMDPNAAQLVGHACEKWGAFQLTSHGLPSMLTDDVESQTRRLFALPAHEKMKALRLPSGGTGYGQARISPFYPKFMWHEGFTIMGSAVDHARKLWPDDYKGFCDVMEDYQKKMKEVAESLLHIFLESLDISKEEYRSTTIQRGRKACNTALQLNSYPPCPDPNRAMGLAPHTDSLLFTIVHQSHTSGLQILRDGVGWITVFPLEGALVVNVGDLLHILSNGRYPSVLHRAVVNQAEHRISLAYFYGPPADSLISPLCNLVSSGQQVVAPRYRSVSVKEYVDLKEKHKEKALSLLRL